A region of the Ptychodera flava strain L36383 chromosome 22, AS_Pfla_20210202, whole genome shotgun sequence genome:
CATTGGCATATCTGTGAACAGACGATacgaaataaattatttttattatcttCTGATTTGCGGTAACAGCCAGATAAATTTCAGACCGGGAATTGCAGAAAATCATAGTAGTTGATCGATATGCAGCTATACTGTCAAGGTAGAGAGAGCTTCGAAACTGAAGGGTTTAAACTTTTTGCTCAGATTTTCAGAAGTTAATCAAAATGGAGAGGGGGGTTGGGGATGTAGAAAACGACGTGAAGAATGCACGACCCGAATTGTAATAATCTATCCTATATGTAATGCTAACCCAAAATGTAATACTAACCTTTAATGTAGGCCTAATAGTTATAAGAGCTAACAAGAAATGTTAGGGGCGGTAGAATCGGATACGAATAATATTTCAACGCTACATCTAAAAACGCTACATGTAAAAGTCAACGCAATATTTAATACTAACCAAAGGTGTGATACCAACCCAGCAATAACCAAACGAAAGGATAAGCTGACGGCAAATGggacattttttaaaagaaacaaaTGATAACAAACCTATTTTACAGTATTCATAATCTCCGACGTCACACAGTTCCCACCTGACGAGCGGATCAGTGGTGTAACACCAAACTCCCACCCAGCCGTCCGGGTTTCGACAGTAGTTGTGCTCTTCTATTCCCGGGTACGCAAAGAATTCTGGGTCGTAGGGGTGGATATGAGGAGTCTGGTCATGCCAATTCTGACACGTTCGTCCATTTACCGTGGTGCTAACATAACCACGGTAGTCTGTGCCGCGCGGAGAGTAAGTACATTCGATCCCTGTAATATCTAGTGGTGAAGATTATAAATGCCAActgcaacattttaattttgtgatgAGACGAGGAAACTAGAAAGATTTGAATATAAAGACTCCCAAGGTGGATGGAGCATACGTCAACAAGTGATTCAGATCACTACTTTCAACAATCTCAGAATTTGAATGTTTCCCATTCAAAGTAGCAGGTGTCTGTTAACAACTTAAATTTTCCACCTGGTATATAATAAATGTCAAACTGGATAGGACACAAATCAGTGAATTATCAGCTGTATTTCAACAGTGAATATTCTGCCTGCCATTGTTCAAATCTTGATCAAAAGTAGAGTTTAAGCAATCTCAGTACGTTTCACTATCATGCACATGTACTTCAGAACGAACCAGGCCCATAAACTTCACGTAATGATTGTATTGCCATGAAGCTTATGAAGGTGCTCGGGAGTCCGAATGGTCGCCATAAATGGTCTCCTTTCCACACAGTTAATGACATGAAGTGAGTTAGGTTTGTGGAATTTGTTCCGGTGTGACATCTTTTATTTGGATAGACATACATCCGTACACATGTTAAATTATGGTTTATTTTGCTATCTGCAACCTTAAGTTCTAGAGCGAAACACTAGAAGGCTCGCTTACCTGTATTCTGACACGTGGTCTGCGGTGAACCAACGTCGCAACTTTCCCACCTCACAAGCGGGTCTAATGTATAGCACCATGTTGCTGACCAACCGTCGGGGTTGCGGCAGTAGTTATGGTCGCCAAGTCCTGCATTCGGATATATCTCTGGGGTGTACCTGTGGCTGTAGGGTAGTTGTGATGTCCATGGCTGACAAATGTACCCGGATTCCGTCGTCGATACGGTACCGCGGTAGTCATCGCCATTCGCTGACGTGAAGCACTCTCGAGCCGACGGCTCAACTTTCGACAAACAGCCAACCCTCGGCTGACCAACGTCACACAGCTCGAAACGGATGTTGGGGTCCATCGTGTAGCACCAGGCACTAGGCTCTCCGTCGGGATTTCTGCAGTAGTTGTGGTTGCCGATACCGTTGTCCGGGTCGCGGCCGTAGAGGTAGTGGACATGAGGTACTTGGACGTTCCACGGTTGACAGATGTTACCATTTCTGGTTACAGACACATGTCCACGGTAGTCGCTGCTATCGAGCTCGGCGTAACACTCAATACCTGATGCACAAATGTGTCAAACGCACGTTGATGAGTATTTATTATCCCAGACGTTGCTGTGTATGTCGAGATAAGAAACATAAGAACGTTTTCTGAAACGAGTAttaatttcgaaaaaaaaatctaattaGACGAAACAGTAAATTTAAGTGGGCGTATTTCATTTTCGTATTTTCCCTCAATATATAATAGTTTCTGTAAATTCAACtgtttgatttttgtaattCGATTGTCACCATGGAAATGGTTGTTTAAATATTTAGCAGGATGTAGAGGCTTTATAAAGCTAACAGTGTCTAAACATATGATTTCTTAATGAAAAAGAACCTCACAATATTGTACTTCTACCTAGACCTATCTAGATGCAAGAcagctttaaggtagaatgcgcctcggggacagatattcggactctcaaacttttacaattcttttctgatataccacttgtggcggttcattttaaagctctaggagtaagaaaacttttcaccgtcttagttttcgaaaatcggaaattttgtttttctccatagagttaacatagggatggcggccattttgaatttcaaatatcggtaaatctttggtaatttgtttctctagtaccaaaatttgcatggcgacccccgattttattcttgattttgaaggagaatggtggaaatattttcttgaggaacgtttgagcaaaagtttaagtttttcactttcggggCGCATGACTACCTTAAGCATGTGTTACCGGTAACTACATGTATACCTACATGTCAAAATAACTATCGTGCAATTGTTATAGTATGACTGAGTGATGAATTTACCAACCTCTACGTTCGTAATAGTCAAAGCGATTATTGTCTAGGTATACAACGCCTTCGGCAGTGGCAGTAGAATGTGTAAGCCAGCATTCATACATAATTGGTTGATAGAGGAATCCCAGGCAGTCAATCAAAACTTCATTCAAGCACTCCTTGAGACACTGTGATGCCGTGACCTTGGCAACGAAGGTCATTTCCAAGCCACTT
Encoded here:
- the LOC139123350 gene encoding plasminogen-like; this encodes MRPESIECYAELDSSDYRGHVSVTRNGNICQPWNVQVPHVHYLYGRDPDNGIGNHNYCRNPDGEPSAWCYTMDPNIRFELCDVGQPRVGCLSKVEPSARECFTSANGDDYRGTVSTTESGYICQPWTSQLPYSHRYTPEIYPNAGLGDHNYCRNPDGWSATWCYTLDPLVRWESCDVGSPQTTCQNTGGKFKLLTDTCYFEWETFKF